The segment CTACAGCTTAGTACCGCAATCTAATTATCAGACTACCTCAGACAATTCTTACGCATTTAGACATCAAAAAGGGAAATTATGAAACAGAAACTAGGTTACCTTCAAATACTCCTTGATCTTGTCAGCATGTGGGTATGAGTATTCGGTCTCCACAGCAACAGCGAGCACATTCTTGTACCCATTGAGGAACATGTGTGGCGCAGCTGCGATAGTTGGGTATGAGATTGCCAGGGACACTGAGGCAACCATCGAAACACCAGATGCAAACTTCTCCATCAGGTCCTCTTCAGTGAGGTCGAGCACCTCAGGGCTGAAGACTGACCCACTGTCGTACACATTGGTGATCACCAGCCCATATGAGAAGGGGCGGATACCAAGCTTGGCAAGCAGGGCAGACTCAGAGGAGCCAACCTTGTCACCCTTCTTAATGAGCTCTACAGGGGTGATAATTTCCACAGTACCCTTGTTAATCTTGGTGGGGATGTTAAGCACCTGTAACAAGATAGAACAGTGAGAACTTGTATTTGACTCTGAGGATAAACAATATGTTAACACATCGACAAATGATCACCTGGAAGAAAGAAGTCTGGGAGGGATCGAGACCAGTGTTTCCAGGGGGAACAACCACATCAACAGGAGCAACCAGACCAACACGAGCAGGAGCTCCAACCTGTTTTATAACAAAAACAAGATCATGGTTATTCACTCATTGGATAGCATCACAAGTTCACGACATAATGACCTAGTTAGAATTCTTACAGAGATCAGTCAGTACAAACTACATTGTAGTAGAAAAAGATTGcagtgaaaagaaaaacataaaccAGCTAGAGACTTGAGCTACTCACACCATAACAAGTCAACTTTTAACATCATGACCCAATAGCCAATACTAGCTAATATCAAACCCTATATCTATATGTATCGTTATATATGGCATCACATCATGATATAAACAATGGAATACTTGAGATATAAATAGCATTGGAAAAGTTACATAAGGTTGAAAATTGTACTTTCACATCTCACAGAACATCTAATAATACCACACACAGAGAATATATACAACACATATGGATAAAATGGCACAACATAGAGCTAAATTCAAAGTAACCCAGCATATcctattattattttcataactCAGCATGATCACCTTAAGATAGCACACTAAATCCACCAATTTCACTTACAGAACAAATTATGCCCCTTCAACCCAATGCAGTTTATTGAACACTATTCTGTTATGTTTTCTATTCTTGCAGTTTATTGAACACTGTTCTGTTATGTTCTTGCAGTGTATGTATTGAACAGAGATCGATAGCCTTGCACTTGGCTATCGATTATACCTTGTACTTGGCGACCTCCTCGCGGACCTCCTTGAGGTCACCCTTGGTGAAGATGAGACCAACGTTACCCTACAAACAACAAGAAAAACAGGTCAGGAAAAACAGTGGACTCGAGGTTAGGTATGAACATGGAAGAAGAAGGTGAACTTACGACGAGGAGGGGCATGAGCTCGAGGAAGTCCTTGTTGCCGGTGTTGTCGGCGTGCACCTTGATGCAGCGGCGGATGAGGGTGTTCTTCCCCATGAGGACGATGGAGTCGCCCCTGAGCCCCTTGCGGATCTCCTGCAGCTGGTTGGATCCCACGttgtcggcgacggcgatgagcACCTTGGTGTACTCGTCCAGAAGCTGGCACAGCTTCTTGTCGTACGCCACCTTCTTCTCCGCCTTGGTCCGCTTGATCGCCATTGCTGCGACTGCGAGTGCGAGCTCACACGAAGAGGACTCGgggtcggggaggaggagagcaaggcggcggcgcgcgaggtgTGGGTTTAGGTTagagacagagacagagacagggagatgaagaagaagatgtgAGGCTGACTTGCTGGGCCCGCTGGGATTGGAGTTTGGGTTTGGGCCGTCGTATTGGGCTACACGATCGAAATGCAAAGGAATACCAGAGGCATGGCCTACGAGCGATtgtatctaaaaaaattaccgcaatttttttaaataaaaaacttttagatataattatagtataattgaaGTGTAACTGCATTGTAATTGGTAAAATCTAAACCGAGAAGCCTCTCGGTTTAGTGTTAACCAGCGACGATCCAATTGTGAGAAGAATTACTGCTACAAGTGCTGATGTGCGCACTATTTTTCCTCTTAGACATGTgtgtctttttcttccttcttataaagttttctctcaaattacttatccgattttACAATCCAATTACAatattgtgttcgttacaattaaatcttcacaacaagatcttacatgattatattacgatgaaaaaatatttatatttgtaaattacttttattatatactaagttacttttataatatatataagttactttcatatttgactaaattacttctgtacattcataatgctctaagttgattattattattattattattattatttttagttaattctatattttgtggactttataaatcttctctacactttACTTGCGAATTCACTCTACATAGTTTCTTATTTAAGCTCactcacaatataattatttctactacaTAGAGTTACTCCccctgtttcataatgtaagtcattttagtattgcccacatttatatagatgttaataaatctagatatagttctaaattaaagttactttccttttgttataagttacttctataatatatataatatatgtaaattacttttaagctttactgaatttacttttatatgtctaagaagtgacttagtgaaatctagaagtaatttagacatatcataaaagtaatatgtgattttttatcaaaatataatcatgtgagatcttgttgtaaagatttaattgttacgaacacaacggtgtaatcggattataaatcagatgagtaatttaagagaaacttctctaagaagaaaaaaaatacatagatattgagtgtactagtagcttttttttttaaaagaatggtGTCTCTCTTTAGCACTATCCAGCTAGCACTTTCGGTGTAGTTGTGTCTATTGTAATTACATGTACCTGTACTATAACTACATTATAATTGCACTATAACTatgatataacttatataaatCTTGCATTCAACTTTAGATTGGTTAGTATTAGGATGGTACGCGTGACATGTGTGAAAATTTctttctaacatttttttttccttcatgcaAAGATCTCGAGATGATCCGATGATCACAAATCTAAAAGTTTTGGGGGCAAAAAACTTacgaaagttttttttttagaaaattcgTTTTTCTTTTGTGATTATTAAGAATGCATATAGTTTTTGCTATATAGAAGTtactccaaaatataaaaagattatttttaagtttgtaataattaaaattcaattaatcatgcactaacgGGTTTTCTCGTTTAGCATCATCTTCATCAGTTTTGAACTACCATAGAAGAGCAGCTCCAACCAAGTAGGGGATCCACCCTCCACGGCTCACGTGTGGATTTATTATAAATGATGAACTTCCAATTGAAAAAGGGACAAAATAATATTAGCAATGTACTGATCTCGATTCCAGCAATAATTTCATTCTCAAGCTGATGTCACTTACAGAGTTTTACTAGTTACAATGTACATAGTACTATATTCATTATACTGGTAGAATGCTACTCGGTATACATGCTGGCTGGCCATGAAAAACCTAGCCATCAGTGGCCACCATTTACCCCAACTATATATATTCCTTTCGCTGAAATGCTGCAATTGCATATCTGGCACctacccctccgtcccaaaaataatCAAACCCTAGCTTTGATTCTTTGGGACAGAGTAGTACTCTCGCTTCTATCTATTGCTCCTGGGGGATCCAGATGAGCATATGTTATACCTTTGCTTCACACAGCGGGCTGCAGGGCTCATGAAATTGCCAACATCTGAAGTTCTGAAGAATCTAGATCTGTAGTATACCTGAACAGTCTAATTTGTATCGTGCTGCTCTGGTACGGCCAGAAAGGGTTTGAAAGTGAGGATAAGTCCAAGCAACTCGAAGAGATTCAAAAGAAAGAACACCATCTGATCACCTGTATGAGTGGAAGAAATTAATTTAGACAAGGATAAATTCTTACAAGATCTGTACTATTCTGAAATTTAGAATATTACACATCATCCCGTTCAGATTTTGACAACAAAGGCATATGCCATGCAAAGTTTTCACAAGACAACAAAATTTACCTGGAAGGAAGGAAGCATGCTGGCGTTTTTGTGCCCACGAGAACCTGCATTAACGGAAATTTATTGAGATGGAGCCACAAAATTCCTAgtgctatattttttaaaatgtctcgcaattttaaaatttcttgGAATGTATCATAGTTCAGAGGCTGATTTGATAGACCATCTCACTAAAATAACATGCGACTGTATTCAAAGTTGTCGTTCATGAATCATGACACTCCTGGACCATACTATAACAATAACAGTACAATGCATaaaactcttctttttttatggaacaTAATGCCTGGCGTTGGTTATAAAGTGCTTCAGAAAAGACCATGTGGATGCTTGACATGGTCCATTACATCCAGTAGCAAGGGAGCACTAGTAAATCCAACATACTTTAGGAGCTTCATAGCTTCAAACGCATTTCCTTTAAATATACTagtcaaaagttttaaaaatgaaAGTATACTCATAAAACATTTTACATGGTTACACTAAATAAAGTATACTCACACAATGCCCGCCCCTGCTGGAGCCACTGCCTTAAAAAAGGACATTCCTGTCATTGCCAAGCCATTAGCAGCCCCTCGTTGGTCTTGAGGCTGTAAGCAGTTTTACAATCATCAATCAGAAGCAATTTTGTATAAAATGTTGTCGAAATTAACCATTATCTTGGGTACATACCACAGCATTATTTTGTAGGATGAAACAGCCTGTAATGATGGTCACCTAACATAGTATAGCATAAATTAGAACAGAGTGTAACAAGAACCTATTTATACATTAACATTGATAAATTTTCATCAAAGTTGCAAATACATAAGAtgagaaaataattttatatgtgcTGTCTTGTCTTGTATAATCAACTCCATTTTCACCACAAAAGGTCAGATTGGATAATAATAATAGATGTATATCGTATTTATCTTGTCCTATTGTCGTGTAAAAATTTCTGAGTTAATGTCTGTCACTTGGCAAACTGCAGTCCTTAAATATCAAAGCTACCTTTTTCTTGCACAAATCGGCCCTGAAAATCGCATACATAGATTCCTAAAATTTGACATGGAAATATACTCACACcaagattattttttataactgACGCAATGTTCAGTATGATCGTTAATCCAGGTCCCGATAGGTATGTCATATATGGATATGCAAAGAGAATAGGTATGCACAGAATCTGCAAGATAAAGAACAGTAGGTAAGACATTCAGAAAAAAAGTGATACACTTCCCAACAATATAATGGAAACTCTTTACTCACAGCTGCAATTCGAGAAGCCTTAATATGCCCTATAACCTTATTGATACGAGGATAAATGAAGAGTTGATACACAAGAAGACTGACACCTGAAAAGAAATTGCCATTACAAATGACAGAAAGTTGAGCCACAAAAACATTACTAGATGAAGTATAGAACTTGGATGTTCTATCTGGCTTGCAAGCACTGGCTAATAACACTTTTCAGCAGACTACTCCCAATCCACAGAACTCAAGTTAAATTTTCCATAGTaatatataagcattttttacaCGGAAGAATGTGAAATTCAGTTAGAAACCTTAGAATCGTTCATACTCAGTTTCTGGTTGGTTTTTGTCTAAGCTCAAGCCTTTTCAGTTCTTGGCACTCTATTTTAATCAGCAAACAAGATTTGGTCGTCTAGGAAGAAAGTACAAGAAAATACATGCATCATTTTCTGCAGGATACTATCATCAATAGCACTGGTAAAAGCACAAGAAAATGCTACCTGTGATTGCAAGCACTTGACCCACATCTTCAGATGACAAACTCAGCCCACCGTACTTCCTGTCACTTTCTGCCCATAGAGAGAATATCTGAAGTTGATCCCAAATAGAATTAGTACTAAAAACACAGGCTACGGTTGGCTTATCTTCAGCCGGCCCAGCTAAAAGAAACACAGGCTAAAGTTTGTTTTAAACAAGTAATCCAAATTCCAAAATCTAGCAGATATCTGCATTAAGTGAATCTAAAAACAATAGAACTGTAGCAAGTCTTATAGAAAATGCCCAATCCTAATTCACCAGTGATTGATACAAGTTGAATATTTTTATGCTAAAGGCATTTTGAAGTACAAATTATCTTGCACAAGTCTTTAATATTGCATCATCTGTAACTAAATAATATATTAATCCCATGTAATCATCATACActttattattatcattataAGCTTGTatattttggcatatatttCGATATAAAATCATGCTGAACATCGCACGTTGTCTGCTGAAATGCATATTATTTCTAGTGATTAACTGAGTGTAAACCACATGAGCTAACAATTTATATGCAAAGCAGTAGCAAACCATCCATAGATAATAGCAAGAACAATATACCTCTGTATAAGCCATATCATGAAAGGAGAAGACACAATAGAGAATTATGGAGGACATCAAGGGCCAATTTCTCAATAAGCTCTTCTTGCAGTCCAAACTACCATTTTGGTCAGCCTTTtcttttggatcaatcaaatgGCTCTCCAAAGCTTCAACAGTTTGGGATCTACTTGCATCAGCTTTATGCTTGTGTAATGTCTCCTAAAATACATTTCAAGTTACTTTACAACTATACAAAAAGAATTAATACAAGGTACCGAAGAATTATCCTTTCTCACTATGAGTCATGCTAAATATTGATACTTCTGCTAATGCACAAGTTTTTAAGAGAGGAAATataaatttgacttcaaaaagTAACAAAAGAGACTATTAATTCCTGATGAAGTGGAACAACCACATTAGGATAAAATGCAGATTATCTCCGTTATAATTACCAGTAACTGATTTTGGTTGCTAAGCATGCAGCAAAacttttgatttcttttttcagatCCATGTCATAAGATCTTCCACAGTGCAAATATATCAAATACAACTAAATATATGACAAATTACACTGATTGCATATTTTGTGAAGCTAGCAATAATGGAATCTGACTTACTGGCATCCATATGCAGCCTATGAGAACAACAGCAGCAAAGACTGATATGCACAAGCAGGGTAAGAAATATGGGAACCTGAAAATTTTCCAACAAAAGTAAGTATTCTGTAGATGAATCATAAAAAACATTTTGTTGGGCGTTGGCACACAAGAAAGAATACCTTGCAAACAGTGAGTCAGGGGAAAAGACATTGGGAAATTTCTCTGCAGGCTGCCATAAAAGAAATCGTATTAAATGTAGCtacaatgttaaaaaaaactccctAACATTGTTCAATTCTCTGTGACATACCTGTGAAAGGTAGCCTCCAATAGCTGGACCAATGATAAGACCTATTCCCCATGCTGTGCTAacctaatattaaaaaaaaaatcaaaatcaacacaatttaaacagaaaaaaattaataacagaACAGTATGGCATGTATTTTACAAGTGACAATGCAAGTGCTTCATGTTCAGGTCGGCAAACTTCAATTGCATAGGCCTGAAAGGACAAATATAAATTGATCAACAACAACATGACCAGGTACAAGCattcgaggaaaaaaaaaacatgaccaGGTACAAGTACAACAAAGGAAAGTTTCAACTTTATTGTACCTTTATTGGCCCAAGTAAACCATTTAAAGCACCAAGAAGGAATCTTGTAGCTATTGCCATCCAATAGGTGAAACTAAGCCCAAATAGCGTATTAAATATGACCCTGGTTGGTTATACCAAGAACTTAGTTAGACAAACaccaataaaaagaaaaggaactgCAATACCGGAGTAAACTAGGTTGTGCCAGATATCAACTATTATTTCATATAGAGGAGGAAAAATATCACTAACACCGCAAAAATGCCAAACACAACAACTGGTTTCCTCCCAATACGATCTGCTGCTATTCCCCAAACAGTTGAAGTCAAACATCGACCGAACATAAACGAAGCACCTATAAGGCAAGTAAATAAGGAATCAGTCAAGGTGAGAGCCAGagttaatcttaaatttgaACAAGCAATTCATGAGAAATTTACCCACAAAGCCGGCATAGAACCCAATACCTTCTGTCCTTTTTGCAACATGCAAGTCTCTTATCTGTGTAATAAGACACGTCTTGAAGACTTAATTGCTAGAGTAGAGATAGTCGTCAAAAAAGGAGATAAACTacccacaagaaaaaaaaaatctagttttAGTCATCAAAAGAAGACATGAAAATAGACATACCATGAAGTACAAGAAGGGGAACAATGATGATATTGGTAAAGCTGAAAAGGACAGGGACAGAATTAGAAATCTTGAGTATGCACtgaaaatttatgtaaaaaaaagaatagatgGGATATGTGGTTACGATAAATACAtttaaaacttttgtagatACAAATGGTGATAAcaatatttattatattattacttAGATGATGATATCAGGGGACTACTTGAGAACTTCTCTAAAAACAACTACATGATGCTGGTGAGAACAGGGATAATAAAAGAAGGTATTATGGCTAGATATAGAGCTAGTTGCACTTGAAATGAAGAAAATTTGAAGTGCTAGATGCTTCTCAGATTTTGACTGTTCCACtcacatttttttaagcaaTACTCTCAAGGAAACAAGATAGCACTCAGTATCCTCAACATCAGATAGGAAACAGTGCTCAAGTAGACAAATTAATTTCATGTTCCACTATTGTAAAAGAGAAAGACTACTGTTCAATGCAACCATGATGAAGGAGCTCATGCAGAACACCAGAACAGCACATGGAACTTCACCCCTAAAAATATGCACAATTACATATGCTTATATAGGACACGTGGGAAACAAGTCATGCATCAGTTCCAAGTTTACAGTTTACATAAATGACCTTTATCACGATTTGGAGCGGTATAAAAAAATCTGTTAAAAAACATTACATCATTAAGGAAAATCAGTTAAAAGGCATTTTCGCATATCAATATTGCATTGCAGACTGAATGCTATGTATCTAACACGGAGTAGGACATTTCAGTGTATGCTTCTGCTGACTGTTGACATAGATGCCATGTAGTGTTGTGAAAATTTCAGCAACCGAGGTAGGTAAAAAAGATCACAAACACAACGAAGAACCTAAAGATCTACAAGGTCTGAATCAGCATCACCTACAGTCCCATCATTGGAGATCCTATCAATGAAGTTGCTATTGGTGCAATGAAAGATTACAGGAATTAATTATGTGCCCAATAAGGTTTGGATGACTGGCACTATGACATAACAGGAATTAATTGCGCATCTAATATTGTTCGCACAGTGATCTCCCTCAAACAATAAATTTTCTAGTTAACATAATAGACCCCCCAGCTAACCCACATCACATGAACCAGGACGTGGCATTACTAGTTTGCAACTGTAACACCATGGACAACGTAATGACCGGTGTAAACGGTCGTCGTGTGTAGTATGAGTCGGAGCATCACAGCACATTGTAATTAACGGTTGTAAGCAGCACTGAAAGCAAATATGGAGAAGTGCGTAGTAAAAACAGCAACAACATGTCAACATCCCCCTATTATAGATATCTTGTTGAGGCAATTGGCTTAACTAACTTGGTCCTGTTAATCTACTATTATAGAGAATCAGCGATTTCCCCACAGGAACAGGAATCATTGACATGACTGAACACCGACCAAACCCATATGAAACTGCACATGGACATTGCAGTAACATGTAGCATTTGCAAGAAAGAAGACATGTTCCTACAGGTACCAAGATCCCCAATGTTGACATGCTGTCATGTTCCTACGTGGTACCAAGATTCTCTTTGTTGGCGATATTCAGTCAGGATGCTACTCATTCGTACTAcactagaaaaagaaaaatcctagaaaaccatgagttaaaaaaaaaaaacaagaacttTCTGCATAATGAGGGTACGTTTGGATGTTCAGCTAGGTTGAGCTATAGCTGAAATGTGCAAACTAGCTCATTTCAGCTATGCTGCTCTTGCCCAAGCACCACATTTGGTTTCCTTGCTTTTACCCCACAATGAGAAACAGttgccagattttttttttcccctcacgCATGCGCTTGTTGctgttgagagagagagagagagccaatTCGGCTGTCCTGCTGAGCAAGGTTTTTCTAGCCCATCAAGGCTAGCTTGCTCCTGAAAGCTAGGATATTTTACTTGTACCAAAAACCAAGACTGGTTAGAAAATCTTTAGCCAAGGatccaaacacaccctgaaTGTCACAGGTTGCAAAAAGGGGGGGAATGTTCCATACATACCGGCGGTGAGGCAGATCATCCAGAGATAGAGGAATTCCTTGTAAGGCAATCCCCTGTAGACCTCCTTCTTGCGATCGTAGGCACAGCCGGGGCAACCTTGGTGGTAGTCCCCCTTAAGCAACGGCACCTCCTCTtccatcccctcctctcccgcccgGCAAGGGCAATGCGACCCCCCCAGAACAAACAGGGAGGCTCACCCTCACCCTCGGCTATCAATCGGCAAAAGAGGAGAggc is part of the Oryza glaberrima chromosome 12, OglaRS2, whole genome shotgun sequence genome and harbors:
- the LOC127756796 gene encoding 60S acidic ribosomal protein P0-like — translated: MAIKRTKAEKKVAYDKKLCQLLDEYTKVLIAVADNVGSNQLQEIRKGLRGDSIVLMGKNTLIRRCIKVHADNTGNKDFLELMPLLVGNVGLIFTKGDLKEVREEVAKYKVGAPARVGLVAPVDVVVPPGNTGLDPSQTSFFQVLNIPTKINKGTVEIITPVELIKKGDKVGSSESALLAKLGIRPFSYGLVITNVYDSGSVFSPEVLDLTEEDLMEKFASGVSMVASVSLAISYPTIAAAPHMFLNGYKNVLAVAVETEYSYPHADKIKEYLKDPSKFAVAAPVAAADSGAAAVAASKEEEKKEEPEEESDGDLGMSLFD
- the LOC127756795 gene encoding protein ZINC INDUCED FACILITATOR-LIKE 1-like isoform X3, whose protein sequence is MEEEVPLLKGDYHQGCPGCAYDRKKEVYRGLPYKEFLYLWMICLTAALPISSLFPFLYFMIRDLHVAKRTEGIGFYAGFVGASFMFGRCLTSTVWGIAADRIGRKPVVVFGIFAVVIFNTLFGLSFTYWMAIATRFLLGALNGLLGPIKAYAIEVCRPEHEALALSLVSTAWGIGLIIGPAIGGYLSQPAEKFPNVFSPDSLFARFPYFLPCLCISVFAAVVLIGCIWMPETLHKHKADASRSQTVEALESHLIDPKEKADQNGSLDCKKSLLRNWPLMSSIILYCVFSFHDMAYTEIFSLWAESDRKYGGLSLSSEDVGQVLAITGVSLLVYQLFIYPRINKVIGHIKASRIAAILCIPILFAYPYMTYLSGPGLTIILNIASVIKNNLGVTIITGCFILQNNAVPQDQRGAANGLAMTGMSFFKAVAPAGAGIVFSWAQKRQHASFLPGDQMVFFLLNLFELLGLILTFKPFLAVPEQHDTN
- the LOC127756795 gene encoding protein ZINC INDUCED FACILITATOR-LIKE 1-like isoform X1, producing the protein MGDHGRRRQAAAPLLEKKGSTGTGVDDGYCIEGCPGCVVDRRKAASYGIPYGSFLFVWIVTLCTALPISSLFPFLYFMIRDLHVAKRTEGIGFYAGFVGASFMFGRCLTSTVWGIAADRIGRKPVVVFGIFAVVIFNTLFGLSFTYWMAIATRFLLGALNGLLGPIKAYAIEVCRPEHEALALSLVSTAWGIGLIIGPAIGGYLSQPAEKFPNVFSPDSLFARFPYFLPCLCISVFAAVVLIGCIWMPETLHKHKADASRSQTVEALESHLIDPKEKADQNGSLDCKKSLLRNWPLMSSIILYCVFSFHDMAYTEIFSLWAESDRKYGGLSLSSEDVGQVLAITGVSLLVYQLFIYPRINKVIGHIKASRIAAILCIPILFAYPYMTYLSGPGLTIILNIASVIKNNLGVTIITGCFILQNNAVPQDQRGAANGLAMTGMSFFKAVAPAGAGIVFSWAQKRQHASFLPGDQMVFFLLNLFELLGLILTFKPFLAVPEQHDTN
- the LOC127756795 gene encoding protein ZINC INDUCED FACILITATOR-LIKE 1-like isoform X2, yielding MGDHGRRRQAAAPLLEKKGSTGTGVDDGYCIEGCPGCVVDRRKAASYGIPYGSFLFVWIVTLCTALPISSLFPFLYFMIRDLHVAKRTEGASFMFGRCLTSTVWGIAADRIGRKPVVVFGIFAVVIFNTLFGLSFTYWMAIATRFLLGALNGLLGPIKAYAIEVCRPEHEALALSLVSTAWGIGLIIGPAIGGYLSQPAEKFPNVFSPDSLFARFPYFLPCLCISVFAAVVLIGCIWMPETLHKHKADASRSQTVEALESHLIDPKEKADQNGSLDCKKSLLRNWPLMSSIILYCVFSFHDMAYTEIFSLWAESDRKYGGLSLSSEDVGQVLAITGVSLLVYQLFIYPRINKVIGHIKASRIAAILCIPILFAYPYMTYLSGPGLTIILNIASVIKNNLGVTIITGCFILQNNAVPQDQRGAANGLAMTGMSFFKAVAPAGAGIVFSWAQKRQHASFLPGDQMVFFLLNLFELLGLILTFKPFLAVPEQHDTN
- the LOC127756795 gene encoding protein ZINC INDUCED FACILITATOR-LIKE 1-like isoform X4; this encodes MEEEVPLLKGDYHQGCPGCAYDRKKEVYRGLPYKEFLYLWMICLTAALPISSLFPFLYFMIRDLHVAKRTEGASFMFGRCLTSTVWGIAADRIGRKPVVVFGIFAVVIFNTLFGLSFTYWMAIATRFLLGALNGLLGPIKAYAIEVCRPEHEALALSLVSTAWGIGLIIGPAIGGYLSQPAEKFPNVFSPDSLFARFPYFLPCLCISVFAAVVLIGCIWMPETLHKHKADASRSQTVEALESHLIDPKEKADQNGSLDCKKSLLRNWPLMSSIILYCVFSFHDMAYTEIFSLWAESDRKYGGLSLSSEDVGQVLAITGVSLLVYQLFIYPRINKVIGHIKASRIAAILCIPILFAYPYMTYLSGPGLTIILNIASVIKNNLGVTIITGCFILQNNAVPQDQRGAANGLAMTGMSFFKAVAPAGAGIVFSWAQKRQHASFLPGDQMVFFLLNLFELLGLILTFKPFLAVPEQHDTN